From the Xiphophorus hellerii strain 12219 chromosome 20, Xiphophorus_hellerii-4.1, whole genome shotgun sequence genome, the window GATCCTGCGCGCGGCCAGGAACCTGGAGGCGGACACGCTCATCATCGAGTACCGGGGGAAGGTCATGCTCCGACAGCAGTTTGAAGTCAACGggcatttctttaaaaagtgaGCCGTCGCCAGCCGGTCGCAGCTGTTCTCCGCCACCGCGGCGCGTTCTGCTCTCACTGACCCTTGTCGTCCTCCAGGCCTTACCCCTTCGTCTTATTCTACTCCAAATTCAACGACGTGGAGATGTGCGTTGACGCGAGGACGTTTGGAAACGATGCGCGCTTCATCAGGAGGTCCTGCACCCCGAACGCCGAGGTCAGCCttttcccatgtttttttttttttttttcccatattaaacttttattcaaaagcaAGAATGCGTTTTCTCTCCCTCCAAGGTCCGACACATGATCGCCGAGGGGATGATCCACCTGTGCATCTACGCCGTCAGCCAGATCGCTAAGGACGCCGAGGTCACCATTGGCTTTGACTACGAGTTCAGCAGCTGGTGAGTTGTGCTCACCTCACCGGCGCTTGTCACGGTCACGGCTGGGAGTTTGTAACCCGCTCTCTTGATCACCCTGCAGCAACTATAAAGTGGACTGCGCCTGCCATAAAGGCAACCAGAACTGCCCCGTGCAGAAGCACAACCTGAGCCCGATGGAGAGCTTCCTGAACCCGACTGCTCTCGCTCTTCCCTCTCCCGCTGTTGGCACGGAGACGCGGCGCAGGAAAGCCCAAAGGAAGGAGCTGGAGAGCTGCCTGGCCAGCAACGGCACGCTGACCCCGGACCAGCAGCCAGAGGGCAGGGACCTGCAGGGAGTCAGCGACACCGAGGTGGGCTTTTAGCTCCGGCTGTTTGTCTGGATCACCAGGTGAAGCTGAAGTGTCAGGGAGTAAATGTGTTGAtgtgtgttaatgtgtgtgCTAATGTGTTGCCGTAGGAGAGAACGCTGACTGAGGTCAAAGCAGAAGACGGAGAAATGGATGAAAATGGGATCGGCTGTAGTAAAAGAGTACGagattttcatctgttttcccaacatttctgcttcatctgcatatttcccccagaaaaccttcTAAAACCCGGTGATGGGAGCAGCCCACTAGTGGCCAAATgtgttaatttagtttttttttaagtcaccAAAATTTAGAGGTGCAGgcatcataatttggaaataatagCATGAGGCCGAAGGGCAGGTGAAGGGACGACACAATTTGCGTGGACCCCTTGCGCCCAGTTCAATGCGTCAACTATTAAACTAGCTTAATCCATCTTTACTGTcacctatttaaaataaacaagcatCGCTTAACCTGGTGGAAGAGGCAAGTAGAGCCTGGTGGCCCTCCAGGTTTATAATGcgctgggggaaaccctgtatcTAGTCTGCTGACACAACAGGGTTCCTGGGGAGCGACTGTGGCGACGGCGGTTATTCGGTGGATCGCTGGTTCGATTCATGGTCCACCCACCCTCATCATTTGTGTCCCTGGCAAGATGCTTCACCCGCCTTGCCTGAGGCTGATGTCAGACtaccccagggcagctgtgccTACAATCCAGTAGCTTGGCCTTTGAGATTTCAATTTGAGATATAAAGGGCATTATAATTATACTTGTTAGTCTGAAATGAGCCCACATGTCCCAGGTCAGGTCTTAAAACGTTTCAGAAGCTGGATTGCTTGTTTCTGAAGACTGCTTCTCTCTGCCTGAAGGTTCCAACCAGGCGAAGAGCGACGGGAGCTGACGTTAAGGACGAGGCGGTGGACACTGAGGACAGGACGGGAAACCCTCCAGAGACGCCTTCTGTCCCACACAGCTCTGGAGTGGGAGTCAGCACACGCCGGACCACCTACTTCACAGTGAGACCAAAGAAGCAGCCAGTGTCTGAATCCCGTCAGGCGCAGTCGTCGTGGCGACAGGTTTAACATGTTGTCTTTCCACCTTCCCTTACAGGAGAACCCTCCTGGTGAGGACAAGCCACCAGCAGTAACCCTCCCCGCCCTGCCCGCACCCCCTAAACCCACCAGGCCCGCCAAGCCCCGACCCAAGAGCCGGATTTCTCGCTACCGTTCCAGCTCGTCGCAGCGCGCTCGGCGCCAGCGCCAAGCCCTGGCCCAgcaggcggcggcggcggcagcggcaGCAGCCGCTGCAGCAGCATCGATGTCCTCGGTGCAGGCAGTGGCTGACCAGGGGGCCGCTCTGCACGATGAAGGGTCTCAGTGCCAACATGGGGCCGAACACGGCCATGGAGACGGTGGTCAGGGAGCTCATCTCCTGGATGGAGACGCTCAGGGTCCCAACAGCATACACAAAGGCAGTGTGCGCTATCCCAAGACAAAGAAGGTGGGGCTACGCTAGCATGACGCTTATCAGAACCACTCAGACCTCTCTGTCACAGCATTTGAGGTCTTCTCTGCCTGATCAGCTAAGCAGTCATTTGTCTCTCATCAGTACCTCGTCACAGAGTGGCTGAACGACAAAGTCCCTGGAGGGGAAAAGCTCCAGCAGGAGGTGCCTGTTGAGCGGCCCCTGCGGATAACCACAGACCCCACAGTGTTGGCCACCACCCTCAACATGCTGCCGGGCCTGTCCCACTCATCACTCATCTGCACAGCCCCCAGACACTACGTCCGATTCGGCTCTCCGTTCACCCCCGAGAGGCGCCGACCCCGCCCACTGCAGATGGATGGCACCTATGGCTGCTACAAAAAGGTCAGACTACCCTATAAACACACGGCTAGCAGTGCAGGGAGCTCACCTATAGGCTGCTTAGCTTCAGTTGTtgcagctggaaactagaggtCAGGCCTGAAATCGGGGAGTGGTGATgaacctttaaaaatgtgaaatgtgtaaaatctaaaatagtttttattttccagtttatCACAGTGGTTTTAGAAAGTGTTCATGTACTTGCCTCTGgccttcctctcctctccccaTTGTTTAAATCAGTAGCTGATCACATCACACACACCATCCCATCTGCATCAGTCTCTGTTCTGCTTCATAGTTGTAAAACTAGAAGTTGACATGTGGGTGGTGTTGTCGCCTTGCAGAGATGGATCAAACAAGTGGAGGATGAGAGCTGTTCTAACAGTGTGGAGGACGGAACAGAGTCCACCTCCTCCCAACAGAGCACCAGCAGCCGCTCCACCCCCAACCCGCTCTGCAGCGGTAGGTCACAGCCGCTTCTTGACTCCCACACCCACTTCTTCTTGTGGAGCTACGAATATGAACCATGTGTGTATGTCGTCAGATGTCGCTGCACCGTTTAAAAAGCGGCATCACAAGTATGCAGCTGAGACCACGCCAGCGTCCTCGGACCACCTGCTTCGCCCGCTCTCACCGATCACGCCGCCACTTCCTGAAGACTCTCTCCACTCGCTGCTCCACCCGCCGTGTGGCTCTGTGCTGCCCAACGGCCTGGTCTACTCCCCGATGCCCTCGCAACCCACAAGCCGCTGCAACACACCGCTTCAGTTCGAAGTAAGAGTCCCAACAACCCGGAGTATCTTCCGAGGCTCGTCGGCCATCTTGTAGTGAACAATTCATTCGCTGTTCTCTGTGTCACAGGTTACAGTAACTTCATAGAAATCTGCGGTAATATTTTTACAGGGCTTCCTCCCAAGAGTGGTTAATATTTATATGAGGAGGAGTGGTGGTGTCAcacagtgtgtgtgagagagctTTGAATCTTCTTCCCTCAGTAACAGCTTCCAAGTGAAGAGTTATTTGCTAGGGTGCATTCAGAAAGATTGGGTTGTTGATTTTGCAACTGGCCAGTCAAAAGTGAAGGTTGATGAAGCTGTAAATGGGTAGAAGGGAGGATTTGTCAATGCATCACTGCGTGTCCTTAGGATGCAGATCAGTGTGTTGTGCTcatcacattaaataaatatctcatCCAGAATGAGCAGGAATGCTGAAGAGTTTTGTTGGATTCTGTTTTAATGTAGCCTTTCTCTTTGACCGTAGGACATATCGTCCTCTGAGGCATCGCCTGTACACCGGCCTGAGTCCATCTCTCCAGAAGTATGTTCACATTTCATTACTCCAAACAAAACAGTTAATATAGTTCTTCATCTTTTAATCACCTTTCTCCTCCATTTATcctctttgtcttttatttgtcTTCTCTATTTCCACTCTACatctcctcctcatcttctctTTGTCTCCTCCTCAGCCGTCTCTTCAGGCCGACTTTGACGCTTCTCGACCTCCATTTCTGGACCTGTCCCTCCCGTCCAGCCTGGAGAGCCCCAGGGCCATGACCTCTGACGACTTTCCCGGGGCCGCTTCAGGCCAAGATTCCCTGAACCTGCCGTCATGCTCTTCCTCGGACTCCAAAAGCAGGGAGAAGGCCTTCAGGACAGAGTTCAACCTCATTTACACCTGCTCCCCCCTCAACGCAAACCTGGGGAATCCGCTGAGCTCGGAGCGCCACCATTCCCAGGTGGACGGCGCTTTCTCTCCCGCAGATTCCTTCCACAGTTCGCTCAGTGGACAGGGCCTGGTCGGAGACGTGGGCTCCGGCTCGCTGTCTCCTTTTGGGGAGAGCCATTACGGAGCGGCCTACCCAGACAGGAGCACTTCGCCTCACACCAGCAATCCCCCGCAGAAAAAGAAGGCAAGTCCTCCACACCTCAGTGATGGGAGCCGCAGATGTTTTGAGCATTTGTCGTTAAATGTTTTAGACGTCACGAGCTGTTCCCACCAGGCTCACCAGTTTAAGTGGCTTTTTCTTGCTGAAGGAACTTCTGTCCGTTTAGACGGAACCTTTTCTAGTTACATGTGTGTATCTGAATCTCTTTAGATCTGCCcttcctccctctccctcctcctcctcctcctttctcaGCCACCCCTCACCCCGATGCTCCTTGACACTCTTTGCCAAGTCTCTCTTCCGCTTTTCTTCCAAGGCAGAGGGCCAACCAGCATACCATTAGTCTGCTGACAGGAAAGGCAGAATACCAGCCTATAGCTGTAAGAAGTGAAAACAAGCCAGTACATAATATGGTGAATATGCTCCCTACAACTACATCTTTAGAAGTGTGcatgtaaatattgttttttttttttttttgcatctgcaTACAGCACTCTTCCTCTCCACCCCCCCATGCTCTGACCGCTTCGCCCTGCCCTTCCTCCAAACATTCAGCTATGAGCCTCCAGCTCCCCAACAACTTCAGAGTTCTCAATCCATCTCTGTCCAACCCATCTACATGTGGAGAGGTTCATCCATTGCCACCAGGCCAATGGTTCATGGATTGTCATAATGGTGTCAGAGTGAAGCCGGTGTGTGCTTGCTCCCTAACAACTATGGCTCTTTCTCAGCTGTAGCTACTGTATCAAATGGCATCGCTGTGACAGAGTGGGCATGCGGCATGAGCCCTGCCAGTGACGCTACCACTCGGTTCAAATCATCTCTGGTTGAAATCAAACCAACCAGGAACAATGTTGAGCCAATGACGTTGTTCAGTCATAGATGGCTAAATATTCGGGAGGTTACGTTTTGCCTCAGTAGatcattttcttccaaaattCTTTCTGCAGCAAGTCATTTTGTATCACCAGCTGTAACCTTCGAAGTTTAAAATCAGTATCAACCTCATATTTTATCAGCTTAAAACCAGAAACTtcaatgtgtgttttattgggattttatgagacagACCACAGCCAGTGTTAAGTGGGATGAAAAAGATACTTGAATTCAACAAAATTGTGttgcatttatatttgtgaTGTCAATCgatattaaaaaatttaatcagattaatcactgTGCCTAATTTTGCAAGCTTGAAATAGAAATATTCAGGCAATTGTGAAGCCCCTCCTTTCACACTCCAACCAattaaaattcaagcatttttttttttctttgcagtagACCTTGTTCAGGGGACAACGGACAGATAAGATGTCTTTTCTTTGCTAGTTTTTAGATACCTCACCCCTTTCTGATATCGCCCTGGGCCATTGCCCATAAATCCCACATCAGAAACTGCCACTGTATGCatgttgtcaaaaaaaaacccatttctATTGTCTCAAACCGAGCAGATTGGCAGTTTTCCACGTTTTTATATTCAGGAAGGTTTAAATGAGGTCATTCTGTTTTACACATTCATTTCGAAAGCTTCCTCTCCATTTATTTCCTATGGACCGAGGCAGCAGTCGCTCGTCACTCCCGCACGATGCTGTGAACTAgacttttaggtcaaaataggCAGTTTCGATAGGTTCTATATCAACACCCTAGAGCTCTGATCATCCATCATCTGGACATGGAGAGAGAACAGACCACCTGCAGATATGGACATCCACCTGGACTGACAGGAGAACATTAATCAGAGCAGCAGCCAAGAGGCTCATATctctggatgagctgcagagatccacaggcCTCGCAGCCAACACGCAGAACAATGCACAGAAGGCCAAGATGCAAACAAAAGGTTGCGTAACTTAGAACTAGATCTACACTATCCACCCCAAAAACTTCCCAACGTGAGACATGGCGATGCTAGCATCATGCCGTGGGAAGCATATTTGTGTTAAGAGTCCAGAGCGAAATCCATTTAAcaggcagacaggaagaggGTTCCTCATGTTTTTCAGCAACAATCCATCTTTTTCTGTGGCCTTATTTAGgacgaaaacatgaaaaatgtaaaaattgttGTTTACTCTTGAACCGCACTGGTCTTAGTTAGCCGCTTGTCTGTATAAACTGTGTAAAGTCACTTAACACCGAAAACTGTTCATAACCAAAAAACGATAGTAAAGCAAAGACAGAAACCCAGAGCAATAAATGCATCACATGGTGGCATTAGGCCACTAGTGTCCCTGGCCTGCTCTAGAATCACTGCCAACAATATCTGAGCACACAAAAGTAAAGGTTTGTACTGTAAATGTAACATCCAGTAGGAACCACACCAGAGGAACTCAGCAGTCAGCAGGAGTATCCAGGCTGTTTCCAGGAGCCTCCAACAGTTGGtctaaacacacacattagACAACAGGACCAACAATGGCTGGTTTGATAAGAAACAGTTTGGGCCACATTACAGAGGACCCTAGAATTGCCCGTAATGCTGGCCCTACAGTGGGCTCTTCAGTGGGCCCTAGAGTTGGCCGTAGAGTGGACTCTATAGTTGATCTTACAGTGCGCTCTACAGTGGCCAAGAGTACAGAGAACAGTAAGCTCTACAGGAGGCTCTACCATTGACCCTACAGTGGACCATACAGTGGTCTATGCAATGGACCCTACAGTGGTCTATACAATGGACTCTACAGTGGGCCCTACAGTGGTCTAtaccagtgtttcccaaccctggtcctcaaggctcactgccctgcatgttttaggtatttccttgcttcagtccagctgatttcaattgatgactgattaacaggcgtttgttgaactgcaatcagatGAATCAgacacattaaagcagggaaacttttaaaacatgtaggacagtgtaccttgaggaccagggttgggaaacactggtccTCAAGTGTTTCCCAATACAATACAATGGTCTATACAATGGCCCCTACAGTGGGCCCTACAGTTGGTTGTATAGTGGGCCATAGAGTGGACCATGGAGCTCGCTATACAGCAGGCTCCACAGTAGAGTGTTTCCTAGCAACCAGTCAGCCTCCGTGCCTGCATGCCAAATCCTAAAGGTGTCCCGACATATTTCATCCGGACTGCCGAAATCGGTTCTCATTGATGTGGACGTGTgatgaaaattgttttgtttgcagagagGCATCCACCTGCTGAACTCCAGGACCTGGTTGAACTTTTTCTGTTCAAAGTGTtatctgattggtcagaagttCATTGCTGTTCTTTATGCAGAAATGCGCTGAGACGGATGAAGTATGTTGGGGCCTTAGTGGTCTGGTAATGTGACAATCTGGAAGCAGAGTGGGAGCTGTGTCCACTTTTGCATCCCTTATAGCAAGACTGtgattcaaacaaataaaaacaaagtcccGCCACTGCTGCTGTGTGAGTTGAGGCTTACTAAACACTTTTGCAACTGATGAGAGCATACTGGCTGCTGTTGGTGCTCTGTGGTGCCTCTTGACTTCCACTGCTCCTGCACAGCCTTCGCTGGTTCTTTCTCAAGGCATAAGATTCAACTTCAGACAAGAGCCATCCATGTCAGTGTCCGACCATCCCACTCGCTCCTGATCCTCTCGTTTGTTTGTCGTGTTTGCTGATGACATCCAGTTGGGATGAGTCTTCTCGTCGTAAAGGTGTGTGCGTGCCTGAACCCCCTTGTGAACATTgacatgtgtgttttttgtggatttttttgagCGTGGTTGCATCATGCCGTGGTGCGTCTCGTGTTGCTTGCGTTCTGAGCCGAGGGGTGGTGATGTCCAGTCTTTCAGAAACCGGGCGAGAACAGGGGTGCACAGTGGATCCTGACGGTCATGAAACGGGGTTTGAAAACCTTTCTCACAGACTGGAACCCTGAGCCGTGCTGCATGTGACCTGTCATCACTCAACATCGCAGTCTGGGTGAATCATGGGATGGATTTTGGCGGCCTGGCATCAAACACGACATGACAAtgatgtagcagcagcagcatgtgtTGATGAGAGTGCCCTACTTCCCTCTGCCGCTCAGGTGTCTCTGCTGGAGTACCGGAAGAGAAAGcaaggaagcagcagcagcagagcatgTGAACCAGCAGCCAGGATCGCCACCCCTAGTCAGCCGGACCCTTACTGCAGCAAGGAAACCCACCCGGCCCGCTCCTACCAGCAGATGCAGCCCCCTTCCTCCCCACACTCCACAGCTCCGGTCCCACACCTGGAGGAGGTCAGCCCGCCGGACCACCACAGGGTGCCGCTCAAGCCCAGGCGGCAGGAGTGTAGCAACCAATGGTGAGAGCAGctacacttcctgtttctctctggTCAGTCTTGAGAAAGCACCCCTCTGACAGCTTCCTGCTCCTCCAAAGGATGGTCCCCACCACGGTGGAGCGCCTGAGGGAGGGCCAGCGCGTGCTGAGAGGCATCAAGATGGATCGAGTCTACAGACGGAGTGATGGATCAGCAGACGCAGAGCCTGGTACGGCAGCAGTTTCGGGGTTCAGGTCAGTGGAAGAAACGAACCGGACCGGGCTGTGACGCTCCTGTCTCTGTCTCCAGATGCAGAGCGATACGAGCGGAGAGGAGGAGCCCTGGCTGCTTCCACCAAGAGCCCCCACAGATACAGCCCCCCCCTCTACGCACAGCAGGTAGGACCAGCAGCAGCACTCACCAAAATGATTTGTTGGTTTAAATTCCTTATTTCACCTCCGTTCATTTTGAACAAATAGATGTCCTTCGATAAGCGGAAAGTCAAAGTTCCTAATCCCGAAGTATTCACGATCCTGGAagattgaaatttaaaatgattttcattctaACAAGATAttaattttcttctctttcaaatgacaataaaacaacGTGAATATTGTGTGTATTATGAAGAAACAGCAGCTGGGAAACCCTCTCAGCAACCAGTGGGAATATCTGCTGCCATCAGAGGCCTTTCCTGGTTGTTGAgcagctttttgcttttttcactgATGACATGCAGCCCTCTGTCCTTTGTCTTCTGTCCTCTATCCAGTCAGCAGAAGTCCTCCCAGAGACAGACGGCCCGTCCTTCACTCATCCCACAGCCAGCTCTCCGTTCCAGAGCTCCTCCACCCAGAGCTTCTACCCTCGCATCTCCTCCTCCCACCCGGGGCCGTCCCAGGATCCCCAGAGCTCCTACTGCAGTCCCCCCCCCACACAGCCCGGCAGCGACGGACCCCCCAGCTACAGCAGCAGCCACCTAAAGACAGGCttcctcagcagcagcagcctgttgGAGGGGGCCGCTCCAGGCCCACGGACCCAGGGACAGACTAAGGTAGACGTGGGCCCTCAGGCCTCCAGAGGGGGTCAACAACAGGCGGCTGTTAGCCTGAAGGTGAACAGCCCGGGTCAGGCGGGGCAGCCGGCTGGCTCCAGGTTAGCAGGACCCTCCCCACACTACCCCCAGCAGTTCCAGCATCCCCCCCACCAGGGGCCTGGAGTAAGGACGCAGTCAGGAAGCTTCTAGGATCTtcttcagctgtgtgtgtgtgtgggcgtgtgtgtgcgtgtgtgaagCTAAAGGCCCCCCGGGGGTTCAGGGAGCTGGAGGGGCCACATGTACAGACCTGAGAGGAGCCAGCCAGGACTCTGGACAGATTCCTCCTTTTcctgtgttctgtttttttttcttcttttctttattttcaggaAAAGAACTTGACAGCAGTGTGCTCATAGATAAACCTCTGACTCCTGGACGTCAGGACGGAGGGAGACGGGAAGCAAGCAGCCTGGAAAACACAGGAAACCGGATTGAAAACTCCTGATTATCCCAGAACTTTCCTACTGttcttctttttcaaaaaaagaaaaaatattccacATCGATATCTGCACAGAATTCTAAGTTAGCCTTCCTCTTATCATGGTAACCAGGTTTGATCAGATGCTGACGTGCGTATTTGGCGAAAACCGACAGATGTTCCGTTTTCTTCTCGGTTTACTCAGAGGATGACAGGCAGATGGGGGCGGGGCGTTCTCCAGGATCATTCCAGAAGCATCCTTCATCGGTG encodes:
- the setd5 gene encoding histone-lysine N-methyltransferase SETD5 isoform X4; the encoded protein is MSIVITLGVTTPETSYSDMAAGSDPESVEASPAVNEKNYNNHSCGSAQNHGYRGLPYAMQQSSVVCCQDHNYGAPPPPTPPASPLSQTIIPRMDLNGMVRSSHYHEPRAEHSADSDSSSEEDAAVSGWCRCSPTPDGAHLKCTCRELDRRKGVEGAHRKQENVSAGESSATESGDEEVSPSTVSYTATQHTPTSIKLTVNRVKRSKSKKRKKSTERGRGTPKPKKVKAFRQGSRKSMRMKNSTSEASVLDENTAEGWESRIRQWTDQYEEALSNQYSADIQTLLELHRSACASVSKAESGASTPPSDTQAFVNGLDTINRTELACNNTVLGSQMQLQLGRVTRVQKHRKILRAARNLEADTLIIEYRGKVMLRQQFEVNGHFFKKPYPFVLFYSKFNDVEMCVDARTFGNDARFIRRSCTPNAEVRHMIAEGMIHLCIYAVSQIAKDAEVTIGFDYEFSSCNYKVDCACHKGNQNCPVQKHNLSPMESFLNPTALALPSPAVGTETRRRKAQRKELESCLASNGTLTPDQQPEGRDLQGVSDTEERTLTEVKAEDGEMDENGIGCSKRVPTRRRATGADVKDEAVDTEDRTGNPPETPSVPHSSGVGVSTRRTTYFTENPPGEDKPPAVTLPALPAPPKPTRPAKPRPKSRISRYRSSSSQRARRQRQALAQQAAAAAAAAAAAAASMSSVQAVADQGAALHDEGSQCQHGAEHGHGDGGQGAHLLDGDAQGPNSIHKGSVRYPKTKKYLVTEWLNDKVPGGEKLQQEVPVERPLRITTDPTVLATTLNMLPGLSHSSLICTAPRHYVRFGSPFTPERRRPRPLQMDGTYGCYKKRWIKQVEDESCSNSVEDGTESTSSQQSTSSRSTPNPLCSDVAAPFKKRHHKYAAETTPASSDHLLRPLSPITPPLPEDSLHSLLHPPCGSVLPNGLVYSPMPSQPTSRCNTPLQFEDISSSEASPVHRPESISPEPSLQADFDASRPPFLDLSLPSSLESPRAMTSDDFPGAASGQDSLNLPSCSSSDSKSREKAFRTEFNLIYTCSPLNANLGNPLSSERHHSQVDGAFSPADSFHSSLSGQGLVGDVGSGSLSPFGESHYGAAYPDRSTSPHTSNPPQKKKVSLLEYRKRKQGSSSSRACEPAARIATPSQPDPYCSKETHPARSYQQMQPPSSPHSTAPVPHLEEVSPPDHHRVPLKPRRQECSNQWMVPTTVERLREGQRVLRGIKMDRVYRRSDGSADAEPDAERYERRGGALAASTKSPHRYSPPLYAQQSAEVLPETDGPSFTHPTASSPFQSSSTQSFYPRISSSHPGPSQDPQSSYCSPPPTQPGSDGPPSYSSSHLKTGFLSSSSLLEGAAPGPRTQGQTKVDVGPQASRGGQQQAAVSLKVNSPGQAGQPAGSRLAGPSPHYPQQFQHPPHQGPGVRTQSGSF
- the setd5 gene encoding histone-lysine N-methyltransferase SETD5 isoform X3, which translates into the protein MSIVITLGVTTPETSYSDMAAGSDPESVEASPAVNEKNYNNHSCGSAQNHGYRGLPYADHNYGAPPPPTPPASPLSQTIIPRMDLNGMVRSSHYHEPRAEHSADSDSSSEEDAAVSGWCRCSPTPDGAHLKCTCRELDRRKGVEGAHRKQENVSAGESSATESGDEEVSPSTVSYTATQHTPTSIKLTVNRVKRSKSKKRKKSTERGRGTPKPKKVKAFRQGSRKSMRMKNSTSEASVLDENTAEGWESRIRQWTDQYEEALSNQYSADIQTLLELHRSACASVSKAESGASTPPSDTQAFVNGLDTINRTELACNNTVLGSQMQLQLGRVTRVQKHRKILRAARNLEADTLIIEYRGKVMLRQQFEVNGHFFKKPYPFVLFYSKFNDVEMCVDARTFGNDARFIRRSCTPNAEVRHMIAEGMIHLCIYAVSQIAKDAEVTIGFDYEFSSCNYKVDCACHKGNQNCPVQKHNLSPMESFLNPTALALPSPAVGTETRRRKAQRKELESCLASNGTLTPDQQPEGRDLQGVSDTEERTLTEVKAEDGEMDENGIGCSKRVPTRRRATGADVKDEAVDTEDRTGNPPETPSVPHSSGVGVSTRRTTYFTENPPGEDKPPAVTLPALPAPPKPTRPAKPRPKSRISRYRSSSSQRARRQRQALAQQAAAAAAAAAAAAASMSSVQAVADQGAALHDEGSQCQHGAEHGHGDGGQGAHLLDGDAQGPNSIHKGSVRYPKTKKYLVTEWLNDKVPGGEKLQQEVPVERPLRITTDPTVLATTLNMLPGLSHSSLICTAPRHYVRFGSPFTPERRRPRPLQMDGTYGCYKKRWIKQVEDESCSNSVEDGTESTSSQQSTSSRSTPNPLCSDVAAPFKKRHHKYAAETTPASSDHLLRPLSPITPPLPEDSLHSLLHPPCGSVLPNGLVYSPMPSQPTSRCNTPLQFEDISSSEASPVHRPESISPEPSLQADFDASRPPFLDLSLPSSLESPRAMTSDDFPGAASGQDSLNLPSCSSSDSKSREKAFRTEFNLIYTCSPLNANLGNPLSSERHHSQVDGAFSPADSFHSSLSGQGLVGDVGSGSLSPFGESHYGAAYPDRSTSPHTSNPPQKKKRANQHTISLLTGKAEYQPIAVRSENKPVHNMVSLLEYRKRKQGSSSSRACEPAARIATPSQPDPYCSKETHPARSYQQMQPPSSPHSTAPVPHLEEVSPPDHHRVPLKPRRQECSNQWMVPTTVERLREGQRVLRGIKMDRVYRRSDGSADAEPDAERYERRGGALAASTKSPHRYSPPLYAQQSAEVLPETDGPSFTHPTASSPFQSSSTQSFYPRISSSHPGPSQDPQSSYCSPPPTQPGSDGPPSYSSSHLKTGFLSSSSLLEGAAPGPRTQGQTKVDVGPQASRGGQQQAAVSLKVNSPGQAGQPAGSRLAGPSPHYPQQFQHPPHQGPGVRTQSGSF
- the setd5 gene encoding histone-lysine N-methyltransferase SETD5 isoform X2 is translated as MSIVITLGVTTPETSYSDMAAGSDPESVEASPAVNEKNYNNHSCGSAQNHGYRGLPYASSVVCCQDHNYGAPPPPTPPASPLSQTIIPRMDLNGMVRSSHYHEPRAEHSADSDSSSEEDAAVSGWCRCSPTPDGAHLKCTCRELDRRKGVEGAHRKQENVSAGESSATESGDEEVSPSTVSYTATQHTPTSIKLTVNRVKRSKSKKRKKSTERGRGTPKPKKVKAFRQGSRKSMRMKNSTSEASVLDENTAEGWESRIRQWTDQYEEALSNQYSADIQTLLELHRSACASVSKAESGASTPPSDTQAFVNGLDTINRTELACNNTVLGSQMQLQLGRVTRVQKHRKILRAARNLEADTLIIEYRGKVMLRQQFEVNGHFFKKPYPFVLFYSKFNDVEMCVDARTFGNDARFIRRSCTPNAEVRHMIAEGMIHLCIYAVSQIAKDAEVTIGFDYEFSSCNYKVDCACHKGNQNCPVQKHNLSPMESFLNPTALALPSPAVGTETRRRKAQRKELESCLASNGTLTPDQQPEGRDLQGVSDTEERTLTEVKAEDGEMDENGIGCSKRVPTRRRATGADVKDEAVDTEDRTGNPPETPSVPHSSGVGVSTRRTTYFTENPPGEDKPPAVTLPALPAPPKPTRPAKPRPKSRISRYRSSSSQRARRQRQALAQQAAAAAAAAAAAAASMSSVQAVADQGAALHDEGSQCQHGAEHGHGDGGQGAHLLDGDAQGPNSIHKGSVRYPKTKKYLVTEWLNDKVPGGEKLQQEVPVERPLRITTDPTVLATTLNMLPGLSHSSLICTAPRHYVRFGSPFTPERRRPRPLQMDGTYGCYKKRWIKQVEDESCSNSVEDGTESTSSQQSTSSRSTPNPLCSDVAAPFKKRHHKYAAETTPASSDHLLRPLSPITPPLPEDSLHSLLHPPCGSVLPNGLVYSPMPSQPTSRCNTPLQFEDISSSEASPVHRPESISPEPSLQADFDASRPPFLDLSLPSSLESPRAMTSDDFPGAASGQDSLNLPSCSSSDSKSREKAFRTEFNLIYTCSPLNANLGNPLSSERHHSQVDGAFSPADSFHSSLSGQGLVGDVGSGSLSPFGESHYGAAYPDRSTSPHTSNPPQKKKRANQHTISLLTGKAEYQPIAVRSENKPVHNMVSLLEYRKRKQGSSSSRACEPAARIATPSQPDPYCSKETHPARSYQQMQPPSSPHSTAPVPHLEEVSPPDHHRVPLKPRRQECSNQWMVPTTVERLREGQRVLRGIKMDRVYRRSDGSADAEPDAERYERRGGALAASTKSPHRYSPPLYAQQSAEVLPETDGPSFTHPTASSPFQSSSTQSFYPRISSSHPGPSQDPQSSYCSPPPTQPGSDGPPSYSSSHLKTGFLSSSSLLEGAAPGPRTQGQTKVDVGPQASRGGQQQAAVSLKVNSPGQAGQPAGSRLAGPSPHYPQQFQHPPHQGPGVRTQSGSF